A genome region from Stegostoma tigrinum isolate sSteTig4 chromosome 37, sSteTig4.hap1, whole genome shotgun sequence includes the following:
- the nudt13 gene encoding nucleoside diphosphate-linked moiety X motif 13 isoform X1, producing the protein MPLFLRCFNMSAMQIPCRLVSNYVSRMRYLLELKEDDEACRKALSSGAFLLFHSFSPLLQKSDSKYMAPFVMASELNGILHKLDQKEKYMEQSVLIGCTESHVPQFALDLGKIEKARAESVLKGTFVDLRKAFFLLDGKDAPLLSKAQGLLRWHSTNLYCSRTGQRTHKNVSGSKRICSSEEIIYYPQVSPVIIVLVSDGAHCLLARQEAFPPGMYSALAGFCDIGETVEDSVQREVAEEVGLEISSLEYSASQHWPFPNSSLMIACHAMVQPGQNKIDLHHSELEDARWFDAKELTEALKRKRVPTKKEMGDVPFWIPPPWAVAHQLIKEWTESQQPS; encoded by the exons ATGCCTCTCTTTCTGAGGTGCTTCAACATGTCAGCCATGCAGATACCCTGCAGATTGGTTTCAAATTATGTCAGTCGGATGCG CTACCTGCTTGAACTGAAGGAGGATGATGAAGCCTGCCGTAAAGCTCTGAGCTCTGGAGCCTTTCTTCTCTTTCACAGTTTCTCACCCCTTTTGCAAAAAAGTGACAGCAAATACATGGCACCATTTGTGATGGCCTCAG AACTGAATGGCATTCTCCACAAACTGGATCAGAAGGAGAAATATATGGAACAGTCAGTGCTGATTGGCTGTACAGAGAGCCATGTGCCACAATTTGCCCTAGATCTAG GTAAAATTGAAAAAGCCAGAGCTGAATCAGTTCTGAAGGGAACATTTGTTGATTTACGGaaagccttcttcctcttggaTGGAAAGGATGCGCCCTTACTGTCAAAG GCACAGGGTCTCCTCCGCTGGCACAGCACAAATCTCTACTGCAGTAGAACTGGACAACGGACACACAAGAACGTGTCAGGCAGTAAACGTATCTGTAGCTCAGAAGAAATTATCTACTATCCACAG GTATCTCCTGTGATTATTGTGCTGGTGTCTGATGGAGCACACTGCCTGCTGGCACGTCAGGAGGCATTTCCTCCTGGAATGTACAGTGCCCTGGCTGGATTTTGTGACATTG GGGAGACTGTGGAGGACTCAGTGCAACGGGAGGTTGCAGAGGAAGTTGGTTTGGAAATATCTTCGCTTGAGTATTCTGCATCCCAGCACTGGCCTTTTCCTAACAGCTCACTGATGATTGCTTGCCATGCAATGGTACAACCAGGGCAGAACAAG ATTGACCTGCACCATTCGGAGCTTGAGGATGCCCGTTGGTTTGATGCTAAGGAGCTAACAGAAGCTTTAAAACGTAAGCGGGTACCCACCAAGAAAGAAATGGGAGATGTTCCATTCTGGATCCCACCACCATGGGCTGTAGCACATCAACTAATCAAGGAATGGACCGAAAGTCAGCAGCCGTCCTGA
- the nudt13 gene encoding nucleoside diphosphate-linked moiety X motif 13 isoform X2: MPLFLRCFNMSAMQIPCRLVSNYVSRMRYLLELKEDDEACRKALSSGAFLLFHSFSPLLQKSDSKYMAPFVMASGKIEKARAESVLKGTFVDLRKAFFLLDGKDAPLLSKAQGLLRWHSTNLYCSRTGQRTHKNVSGSKRICSSEEIIYYPQVSPVIIVLVSDGAHCLLARQEAFPPGMYSALAGFCDIGETVEDSVQREVAEEVGLEISSLEYSASQHWPFPNSSLMIACHAMVQPGQNKIDLHHSELEDARWFDAKELTEALKRKRVPTKKEMGDVPFWIPPPWAVAHQLIKEWTESQQPS; encoded by the exons ATGCCTCTCTTTCTGAGGTGCTTCAACATGTCAGCCATGCAGATACCCTGCAGATTGGTTTCAAATTATGTCAGTCGGATGCG CTACCTGCTTGAACTGAAGGAGGATGATGAAGCCTGCCGTAAAGCTCTGAGCTCTGGAGCCTTTCTTCTCTTTCACAGTTTCTCACCCCTTTTGCAAAAAAGTGACAGCAAATACATGGCACCATTTGTGATGGCCTCAG GTAAAATTGAAAAAGCCAGAGCTGAATCAGTTCTGAAGGGAACATTTGTTGATTTACGGaaagccttcttcctcttggaTGGAAAGGATGCGCCCTTACTGTCAAAG GCACAGGGTCTCCTCCGCTGGCACAGCACAAATCTCTACTGCAGTAGAACTGGACAACGGACACACAAGAACGTGTCAGGCAGTAAACGTATCTGTAGCTCAGAAGAAATTATCTACTATCCACAG GTATCTCCTGTGATTATTGTGCTGGTGTCTGATGGAGCACACTGCCTGCTGGCACGTCAGGAGGCATTTCCTCCTGGAATGTACAGTGCCCTGGCTGGATTTTGTGACATTG GGGAGACTGTGGAGGACTCAGTGCAACGGGAGGTTGCAGAGGAAGTTGGTTTGGAAATATCTTCGCTTGAGTATTCTGCATCCCAGCACTGGCCTTTTCCTAACAGCTCACTGATGATTGCTTGCCATGCAATGGTACAACCAGGGCAGAACAAG ATTGACCTGCACCATTCGGAGCTTGAGGATGCCCGTTGGTTTGATGCTAAGGAGCTAACAGAAGCTTTAAAACGTAAGCGGGTACCCACCAAGAAAGAAATGGGAGATGTTCCATTCTGGATCCCACCACCATGGGCTGTAGCACATCAACTAATCAAGGAATGGACCGAAAGTCAGCAGCCGTCCTGA